A portion of the Paenibacillus marchantiae genome contains these proteins:
- a CDS encoding carbohydrate ABC transporter permease, which produces MKYLKISNWGYSAQRIFIICAFSIIPLALLFTFAYLPVINMFKYSFTDWNGYSKRFDYVGFENYSRIFSDPEYFKVFIVSLYYFVATFVQMGLALYFATILSFKIRGKNFFKGILFFPYLLNGVAIGFIFLFFFKPDGTLDTLMQAVGLGQYTQLWLGNPNIINVSLAGASVWRYMGFNFIIFLGAISSIQKDVYEASDIDGANRWQQFRHIILPSITRILQLNLILAISGAISAFDIPYIMTDGSNGSETFVIQTVHLAFKYGKLGLASAMAVVLLFIVILVTLVQRVTMKGEE; this is translated from the coding sequence ATGAAATACTTGAAGATTTCGAATTGGGGCTATTCAGCGCAACGCATATTTATCATTTGTGCCTTTTCAATCATTCCGCTGGCACTGCTGTTCACGTTTGCTTATTTGCCTGTCATTAATATGTTCAAATACAGCTTCACCGATTGGAACGGATATAGCAAAAGGTTCGACTATGTGGGGTTTGAGAACTACTCGCGGATATTCAGTGACCCTGAGTATTTTAAAGTGTTTATTGTCAGTTTGTATTATTTTGTGGCTACCTTCGTACAAATGGGTCTGGCCCTCTACTTTGCAACGATTCTAAGCTTCAAAATCCGCGGCAAAAACTTTTTCAAAGGCATATTGTTCTTCCCCTATCTGCTGAATGGCGTAGCCATCGGATTTATCTTCCTCTTTTTCTTCAAACCGGACGGGACCCTCGATACACTTATGCAGGCAGTCGGTCTTGGGCAGTACACCCAGCTCTGGCTTGGGAATCCGAACATTATTAACGTGTCGCTCGCAGGCGCATCGGTATGGAGATACATGGGCTTTAACTTCATCATCTTCCTGGGTGCGATCTCTTCCATTCAAAAAGATGTCTATGAAGCATCAGATATTGACGGGGCTAATCGCTGGCAGCAGTTCCGCCATATCATCCTGCCGAGTATCACACGCATCCTGCAGCTCAACCTGATTTTGGCGATTAGCGGCGCAATCAGTGCGTTCGATATTCCATACATTATGACCGATGGTTCCAACGGCAGTGAGACGTTTGTGATTCAGACCGTTCACTTGGCATTTAAGTACGGCAAGCTGGGCTTGGCATCGGCAATGGCTGTTGTGCTGCTGTTTATTGTCATTCTTGTTACGCTGGTTCAGCGTGTCACCATGAAAGGGGAGGAATGA
- a CDS encoding ABC transporter substrate-binding protein codes for MRKNKGWMLLLTMLLITSLLAACSSGGGSPQAGEEISTDPADIKGEITVLTQRTDIVDSVFKDYAAEFNKEYPDVKVNFQALADYEGQVKIRMSTKDYGDVLMIPTSVPIADIPDFFEPLGTYDELKEKYTGIEERMVDGQIYGIPTVITFSGIIYNKQVFKDAGIAEVPKTPEQFQAALQLVKDNTDAVPLYTNYASGWALTQWEADLPTVAGSVDYVNIDQPNTDENFVAGKPHYELYKVLYDAAKNGLIEKDPTTTDWESSKADLANGKIATMALGSWAITQIQGLTDTPDNIGFLPFPTNASDVVVPLAADYNIGMNVNSENKPAAKAWIDWFLAKSNYAVEQGGGMSADKNAELPPILDQYKDVTFSTLTPAKEGQEGLVDKIDNEGEIGLWQPDFKKRIIEAAISNRSESYDDIMKDLNDKWVKARTELAK; via the coding sequence ATGAGAAAAAACAAAGGCTGGATGCTTCTGCTTACCATGCTGCTCATCACTTCTCTGCTCGCAGCTTGCTCTTCCGGGGGTGGATCTCCACAGGCAGGAGAGGAAATCAGTACAGATCCTGCGGATATTAAGGGCGAAATCACCGTTCTCACGCAGCGTACAGATATTGTTGATAGCGTATTCAAAGATTACGCCGCGGAGTTCAATAAGGAATACCCGGATGTCAAAGTAAACTTCCAGGCACTGGCCGATTATGAGGGACAAGTGAAGATTCGTATGAGTACCAAAGATTATGGTGACGTGCTGATGATCCCCACCAGCGTACCGATTGCCGACATTCCGGACTTTTTTGAACCACTAGGCACGTACGATGAGCTGAAAGAGAAGTACACAGGCATCGAAGAACGTATGGTGGACGGTCAGATATATGGAATTCCAACCGTTATCACGTTCTCTGGCATCATCTATAACAAGCAGGTGTTCAAGGACGCTGGCATTGCGGAAGTTCCCAAAACGCCTGAGCAGTTCCAGGCTGCACTGCAATTGGTGAAAGACAATACGGACGCAGTTCCATTGTACACCAACTATGCCTCCGGCTGGGCTTTGACACAATGGGAAGCAGATCTGCCGACGGTTGCAGGCAGTGTGGACTACGTAAACATTGACCAACCGAACACGGATGAAAACTTTGTGGCTGGCAAGCCGCACTATGAATTGTACAAAGTGCTTTACGACGCAGCCAAGAATGGCCTGATTGAGAAAGATCCGACCACAACCGACTGGGAAAGCTCCAAGGCTGATCTGGCCAATGGGAAAATTGCAACGATGGCGCTTGGATCTTGGGCGATTACCCAAATTCAAGGCTTGACGGATACACCGGATAATATCGGATTCTTGCCATTTCCTACGAATGCAAGTGATGTTGTCGTTCCACTCGCAGCAGACTATAACATCGGCATGAACGTGAACAGTGAGAACAAACCTGCTGCGAAAGCCTGGATTGACTGGTTCCTGGCGAAATCGAATTACGCGGTTGAGCAAGGCGGGGGTATGAGCGCAGACAAAAATGCGGAATTGCCACCGATTTTGGATCAATACAAAGACGTTACATTCTCCACACTGACTCCTGCCAAAGAAGGACAGGAAGGTCTGGTTGACAAAATCGACAACGAAGGCGAGATTGGCCTCTGGCAGCCTGACTTCAAGAAACGCATTATCGAAGCTGCCATCAGTAATCGCAGCGAATCGTACGACGACATCATGAAGGATCTGAATGATAAATGGGTTAAAGCGCGGACAGAACTGGCGAAATAA
- a CDS encoding glycoside hydrolase family 130 protein: MTVVDTKNVHIVGDVLPNMPWEDKPEGTEGPVWRHSANPIVPRNPVKGVARIFNSAVIPYEGKFIGVFRAETINGRPHLHMGSSEDGLKWNIEEQRITFVDENGDSFMPNYAYDPRLVKVEDTYYIIWCTDFYGAALGLAKTEDFKTFVRLENPMLPFNRNGVLFPRKINDNYVMLSRPSDSGHTPFGDIFLSESPDLVYWGKHRHVMSKGGQGWWQSVKIGGGPAPIETSEGWLMFYHGVTGTCNGFVYSMGAVILDLDEPSKVKYRSSNFVLTPEKWYEEQGFVDNVVFPCATLHDAETGRIAIYYGAADTYVGVAYTTVEEIVNYVIETDEVIAGDREEGKL, encoded by the coding sequence ATGACAGTTGTTGATACGAAAAACGTACACATTGTTGGGGATGTATTGCCGAATATGCCTTGGGAGGATAAACCGGAGGGAACAGAAGGCCCGGTATGGAGACACTCCGCCAACCCGATCGTGCCGCGTAACCCGGTCAAGGGAGTTGCCCGTATTTTCAACAGTGCGGTGATTCCTTATGAAGGGAAATTCATCGGAGTATTCCGCGCAGAAACCATTAATGGACGTCCACACCTGCACATGGGATCCAGTGAGGATGGCCTGAAGTGGAATATTGAAGAACAACGAATAACTTTTGTGGACGAGAACGGCGATTCCTTCATGCCGAACTATGCATACGACCCGCGTCTGGTGAAAGTGGAAGATACGTATTACATCATCTGGTGTACCGATTTCTACGGTGCAGCGCTGGGCTTGGCGAAGACGGAAGATTTCAAAACGTTTGTACGTCTCGAAAATCCGATGCTTCCGTTCAACCGCAATGGCGTGTTGTTTCCACGCAAAATCAATGATAACTATGTGATGTTGTCCAGACCAAGCGACAGCGGACATACGCCGTTCGGGGACATTTTTCTGAGCGAAAGTCCGGATCTCGTGTACTGGGGCAAGCACCGTCATGTCATGAGCAAAGGTGGTCAGGGCTGGTGGCAATCGGTCAAAATTGGCGGCGGTCCGGCACCGATTGAAACGTCCGAAGGCTGGCTGATGTTCTACCACGGCGTAACCGGAACGTGCAATGGTTTTGTTTATAGTATGGGTGCGGTCATTCTGGATCTGGATGAGCCATCCAAAGTGAAATATCGTTCCTCCAACTTCGTACTGACCCCGGAAAAATGGTATGAGGAGCAAGGCTTTGTGGACAATGTCGTCTTCCCATGCGCCACATTGCATGATGCAGAGACAGGACGGATTGCCATCTATTATGGTGCAGCCGACACATACGTTGGAGTGGCTTATACCACTGTCGAAGAGATTGTGAACTACGTTATCGAGACCGACGAAGTCATTGCCGGAGACCGTGAGGAAGGCAAATTATAA
- a CDS encoding glycoside hydrolase family 113, with product MEYIKGFTFGWMSGRGDFRKPEAKESLRLMAERTGSSHVIFALAAHQDRPQAVEVKYEGEHMVEDDELVDMIRYARTLGLRVILKPTVNCTDGTWRAHINFFDIDVPCEPKWQDWFHSYTVYQKHYAAIAEREKCEMFIVGCEMVQSERRSEEWREVIAGVREVYSGLVSYNTDKYQEGHVNWWDAVDVISSSGYYPIGDWEAQLDRIEQAIAPYGKPFFFAEAGCPSRSGSAQVPNDWGLKGEVNAEEQEQFYEAMFRHASKREWVRGFGLWDWSAHLHQEQDALSDDGYGVYGKPAEKVIRRFYEGIALEA from the coding sequence ATGGAATACATCAAGGGATTTACATTTGGCTGGATGAGTGGTAGGGGAGACTTCCGCAAGCCGGAAGCGAAAGAATCCTTGCGTCTGATGGCTGAACGCACTGGTAGTTCGCATGTTATTTTTGCACTGGCGGCACATCAGGATCGTCCGCAGGCTGTAGAGGTCAAATATGAGGGTGAACATATGGTGGAAGACGATGAATTGGTGGATATGATACGTTATGCCCGCACACTGGGACTGCGGGTCATTCTGAAACCAACCGTCAATTGCACCGATGGCACATGGCGTGCACACATTAACTTCTTTGATATCGATGTGCCGTGTGAGCCAAAATGGCAGGACTGGTTCCACAGTTATACCGTGTATCAGAAGCATTATGCGGCCATTGCAGAGCGTGAGAAATGCGAGATGTTTATTGTGGGTTGTGAGATGGTGCAGTCTGAGCGTCGGAGCGAGGAATGGCGCGAGGTCATCGCGGGAGTGCGTGAAGTGTATTCGGGGCTAGTATCCTACAACACCGACAAGTATCAGGAAGGGCATGTGAATTGGTGGGATGCCGTGGACGTCATCTCGTCCAGTGGGTACTATCCCATCGGAGATTGGGAAGCGCAATTGGATCGGATTGAACAGGCCATTGCACCTTATGGTAAACCCTTTTTCTTCGCAGAAGCGGGCTGCCCTAGCCGCAGTGGATCGGCACAGGTGCCGAACGACTGGGGATTGAAAGGTGAAGTGAATGCGGAAGAGCAGGAGCAGTTCTATGAAGCCATGTTCCGTCATGCAAGTAAGCGGGAGTGGGTACGCGGCTTTGGTCTGTGGGACTGGAGCGCCCATCTGCATCAGGAGCAAGATGCCTTGAGTGATGATGGATACGGAGTTTATGGTAAACCAGCCGAGAAGGTCATTCGTCGGTTCTATGAAGGCATTGCATTGGAAGCTTAG
- a CDS encoding carbohydrate ABC transporter permease: MNVQPFKYTLASIFKYASLILAAFIALVPIVVVLFASLKTNAEYATSSPLAPPANWLNFANYTKAFVDGNMLVGFKNTIIILIISIVGATLTGSMIAYVLDRFKFKGKKIMVAAFLLATLIPSVTTQVATFQIINALDLFNTRWAAIVMYLGTDIIAVYIFLQFLGSISNALDESAMLDGASYFTIYWRIILPLLKPAIVTVIIVKGVNIYNDFYTPFLYMPKTDLQVISTALFKFKGPFGSQWEVISAGIMIAIIPTMIIFLLLQKYIYNGFAQGSVK; this comes from the coding sequence ATGAACGTGCAACCATTCAAATATACCCTTGCGAGCATATTTAAATATGCTTCACTCATTCTCGCAGCGTTCATTGCGCTTGTACCCATCGTTGTGGTGTTGTTTGCATCGCTCAAAACCAATGCAGAATATGCGACCAGCAGTCCGCTGGCCCCACCAGCCAACTGGCTGAACTTTGCGAACTATACCAAGGCTTTTGTGGACGGCAACATGCTGGTCGGTTTCAAAAATACGATTATCATCCTGATCATCTCCATCGTGGGTGCCACTTTAACGGGTTCCATGATCGCGTATGTGCTGGATCGTTTCAAATTCAAAGGCAAGAAAATTATGGTCGCCGCGTTTCTGCTCGCTACCCTCATTCCGAGTGTGACGACGCAGGTCGCCACATTCCAGATCATCAACGCGCTCGACCTGTTCAATACCAGATGGGCAGCCATTGTGATGTACCTTGGTACAGATATCATCGCGGTATATATCTTCCTGCAATTCCTGGGTTCCATCTCGAATGCATTGGATGAATCCGCCATGCTGGACGGCGCTTCCTACTTCACGATCTATTGGAGAATCATTCTGCCACTTCTGAAACCAGCGATTGTAACGGTCATTATCGTGAAGGGTGTCAACATCTACAATGACTTTTACACACCATTCCTGTACATGCCCAAGACAGACTTACAGGTCATATCCACGGCTCTTTTCAAATTCAAGGGACCGTTCGGATCACAGTGGGAGGTCATCAGCGCAGGGATCATGATCGCCATCATTCCAACGATGATCATCTTCCTACTGCTACAGAAGTACATTTACAACGGCTTCGCACAAGGCTCCGTTAAATAA
- a CDS encoding TetR/AcrR family transcriptional regulator, with protein MKNKPHVDSKKKDILQAAMRLFATKGVDGISVKEIGDAAGVTDAAIYKHFKNKDAVALEAFTQYCADYTALIDGYVRQEGPVLERFQQLITEVLHLHDEDPYGLLLISQNHEIFIEAGSSEDYRQPLDALIDLIDQGIMRGELPAQDSRLTAVLVIGAITRLAVSSMQGELPELLVPYTGETVHRLVSMLGQGANDMGQKRAE; from the coding sequence ATGAAGAACAAACCTCATGTTGACAGCAAAAAGAAAGACATCCTACAAGCGGCGATGCGCTTGTTTGCAACCAAAGGCGTTGACGGCATTTCCGTCAAAGAGATCGGTGACGCCGCCGGAGTAACGGATGCGGCGATCTACAAACATTTTAAAAACAAAGATGCCGTTGCCCTTGAGGCTTTCACCCAATATTGCGCGGACTATACCGCCCTGATTGACGGGTATGTTCGCCAGGAGGGCCCGGTGCTGGAACGCTTCCAGCAACTGATTACCGAAGTTCTCCACCTGCATGATGAAGATCCCTACGGACTGCTGTTAATTTCACAAAATCACGAGATTTTCATTGAAGCTGGAAGCAGTGAAGATTACCGCCAGCCGCTGGATGCGTTGATTGATCTAATCGATCAGGGAATTATGCGAGGTGAGCTGCCCGCTCAGGATTCACGGCTCACGGCCGTTCTGGTCATTGGTGCTATTACGCGCCTGGCCGTATCCAGTATGCAAGGTGAACTGCCAGAGCTGCTTGTTCCATACACCGGAGAAACCGTTCACCGCCTTGTGTCGATGTTGGGCCAGGGGGCAAATGATATGGGGCAGAAGCGGGCGGAATAG
- a CDS encoding NAD(P)H-dependent oxidoreductase, translating to MMKKILIIQGNPVSPSYNGAIAEAYRKGAVQAGAEVRMITLNELDFNMNLAGGYRNKLPLEPDLLEAQEAIKWAEHLVWVFPIWWGGPPALFKGFIDRIFMPGYAFKYHKGKLFPDQLLKGRSARMITTMDGPNWYYKWFQGEPAHKMMKISTFALTGIKPVRITPVDLVGKQSEEQRKKWLEKIEQLGQKLG from the coding sequence ATTATGAAGAAAATATTAATCATCCAAGGCAACCCCGTATCCCCAAGTTACAATGGCGCAATCGCCGAAGCTTATCGTAAAGGCGCTGTGCAGGCAGGTGCCGAGGTTCGTATGATCACCCTAAATGAGTTGGATTTCAACATGAATTTAGCCGGTGGATACCGCAATAAACTTCCGCTCGAACCGGACTTGCTGGAAGCCCAAGAGGCCATTAAGTGGGCAGAGCATCTCGTATGGGTGTTTCCGATTTGGTGGGGAGGACCACCAGCTTTGTTCAAAGGATTCATCGACCGCATCTTCATGCCAGGCTATGCCTTCAAGTATCACAAAGGTAAACTTTTCCCGGATCAACTGCTCAAAGGTCGCTCCGCACGCATGATCACCACCATGGATGGTCCGAACTGGTACTACAAATGGTTCCAGGGTGAACCTGCACACAAAATGATGAAGATCTCCACCTTTGCTCTGACAGGCATCAAACCTGTGCGCATAACACCTGTAGATCTGGTCGGCAAACAGTCCGAGGAACAGAGAAAGAAATGGCTGGAGAAAATTGAGCAGCTTGGACAGAAATTGGGGTAA
- a CDS encoding AGE family epimerase/isomerase produces the protein MTHTNDIRTEIKEHWEGHILPFWSALKDHNNGGFYGWVGNDLQVDPLAPKGGIATARQLWSFAAAYRVTGNEIWRDHAEHAYRFLVNHVMDTEYGGMYWMVHANGKPLDTSKHVYTQSFGVYSMSEYYRATGDASALELAKTLFALIEDQGLNAELPAYKEQFDRFWNEQPNEMLSENGVIADYTMNTHIHVLEAYTTLYRVWPDQQVKTALERLLGILYERVYDKDTKFLGVFFNKDWDSIIDLRSFGHDIEASWLIDETLKVLDLAQHPEYSAMVTDIAYNISNVAVQADGSLMNEQEGDRVDEKRIWWVQAEAMVGFYNAYERTGDRLFLERVERLWTYTKEHIIDHRAGGEWYWSVDGNGTPDQSEIAGPWKCPYHNSRFCIELIERMG, from the coding sequence ATGACTCACACCAATGACATTAGAACTGAAATAAAAGAACACTGGGAAGGTCATATTCTGCCATTCTGGTCTGCCCTCAAAGATCATAACAACGGCGGATTCTACGGCTGGGTCGGTAATGACCTTCAGGTCGATCCACTCGCTCCCAAGGGCGGAATCGCCACGGCACGACAATTATGGTCCTTTGCAGCAGCCTACCGGGTAACCGGAAATGAAATCTGGCGTGATCACGCTGAACATGCTTACCGTTTTCTTGTGAATCATGTGATGGATACGGAATACGGCGGCATGTACTGGATGGTCCATGCCAATGGAAAACCGCTCGACACAAGCAAACATGTGTATACGCAATCCTTCGGTGTCTACTCAATGAGTGAGTACTATCGTGCCACTGGGGATGCATCTGCTTTGGAACTTGCGAAAACGCTTTTTGCCCTGATAGAGGATCAAGGGCTGAATGCCGAATTACCTGCATACAAGGAACAATTTGATCGCTTCTGGAATGAACAGCCCAATGAAATGCTGAGCGAGAATGGTGTGATCGCGGATTACACGATGAATACGCATATTCACGTGTTGGAGGCCTATACCACGCTCTACCGAGTGTGGCCAGATCAGCAGGTGAAGACGGCGCTGGAACGCTTGCTCGGCATCTTATATGAACGAGTGTATGACAAAGACACAAAGTTTCTCGGGGTATTTTTCAACAAGGATTGGGACTCCATCATTGATCTACGCTCATTCGGGCATGACATTGAAGCCAGCTGGCTGATCGACGAAACGTTGAAAGTGCTGGATCTGGCTCAACACCCGGAGTATTCTGCGATGGTTACGGATATTGCCTATAACATTTCCAATGTGGCTGTACAGGCCGATGGCTCCCTGATGAATGAACAAGAGGGTGACCGTGTGGATGAGAAACGGATATGGTGGGTTCAGGCCGAGGCGATGGTCGGCTTCTACAACGCCTATGAGCGTACAGGTGACCGTTTGTTTTTGGAGAGAGTAGAACGCTTGTGGACATATACGAAGGAACACATTATCGATCACCGCGCTGGCGGGGAATGGTACTGGTCGGTAGACGGGAACGGCACACCGGATCAAAGCGAAATCGCCGGACCGTGGAAATGCCCATATCACAATAGCCGATTCTGCATTGAACTAATTGAGAGGATGGGATAA
- a CDS encoding glycoside hydrolase family 130 protein, with product MIHPKYNELLEQQEQLLTRQNEIDSSFYNGVYDRYRYPVITRHHVPLHWRFDLDETTNPHFMERLGINATLNPGAIYFNGKYVMVIRTEGLERKSIFALAESDNGIDGFRFTGKPLVWEDIDADETNQYDMRLVQHEDGWIYGIYCSERKDPEAPAFDTSSAVAQAGLVRTRDLLSWERLPNIRTNSPQQRNVVLHPEFVEGKYAFYTRPQDGFISTGSGGGIAFGLCEDILNPVIAEETIIDERKYHTVYEVKNGQGPAPIKTDRGWIHIAHGVRNTAAGLRYVLYTFATDLNDPARIIAKPGGHFIAPYDDERVGDVSNVIFCNGAVVNEQGEVFIYYASSDTRCHVATTTLDKLVDYTFNTPADPYRSLDCASQRGDLIERNEKLLQMQLV from the coding sequence ATGATACACCCCAAATACAATGAATTATTGGAGCAACAGGAGCAGCTGCTTACGCGCCAAAATGAAATTGACTCTTCCTTCTACAATGGCGTATATGATCGGTACCGTTATCCGGTAATCACACGCCATCATGTACCGCTGCACTGGAGATTTGATCTGGACGAAACGACGAACCCCCACTTCATGGAGCGTCTGGGCATTAACGCTACGCTTAATCCGGGGGCCATCTATTTCAATGGCAAATACGTGATGGTCATCCGAACCGAAGGATTGGAACGTAAATCCATCTTCGCTCTAGCTGAGAGTGATAACGGCATCGACGGATTTCGCTTCACAGGCAAACCCTTAGTGTGGGAAGATATCGATGCCGACGAAACCAACCAATATGATATGCGATTGGTTCAGCATGAAGATGGCTGGATCTATGGTATTTACTGCTCGGAGCGCAAAGACCCTGAAGCACCAGCATTTGATACATCCAGTGCCGTAGCCCAGGCAGGACTTGTCCGGACACGCGATCTGCTCAGCTGGGAGCGTCTGCCCAACATCAGGACCAACTCCCCTCAACAGCGAAATGTTGTGTTGCATCCCGAATTTGTAGAGGGTAAATATGCGTTCTACACCCGTCCGCAAGACGGATTCATCTCCACAGGCAGCGGCGGCGGGATCGCCTTTGGTCTGTGCGAGGATATTCTGAATCCGGTCATTGCAGAAGAAACAATCATTGATGAACGGAAATACCATACGGTATACGAAGTGAAAAATGGCCAGGGCCCTGCTCCGATCAAAACGGATCGCGGCTGGATTCACATTGCCCACGGAGTGCGCAACACGGCGGCGGGTCTTCGCTATGTGCTGTACACGTTCGCCACGGATCTGAATGATCCGGCACGCATCATCGCCAAGCCGGGCGGACACTTCATTGCTCCTTATGACGACGAGCGCGTAGGCGATGTGTCCAATGTTATTTTCTGCAACGGTGCAGTGGTCAACGAACAGGGTGAAGTTTTCATTTATTACGCATCCAGCGATACCCGCTGTCATGTGGCCACAACGACGCTGGATAAACTGGTCGATTACACCTTTAATACTCCGGCTGACCCGTACCGTTCCCTGGATTGTGCCAGCCAGCGCGGTGACCTGATTGAGCGGAATGAGAAGCTTCTCCAAATGCAATTGGTTTAA
- a CDS encoding glycosyltransferase, producing MRKVGLVMRKIQFTEAQGPRVFADRLKQIGLELGVEIVFISPERHVSGYDWLPGYEHEKGDLVNYDIVLDQIYSQNIEHVIYTVSGFTFLKMFLPKSVLFPHSFPDPALTGYEMMKPFYTMVDKAIVQTEFLKTELGRNFGVHDVNVIPIGFSEELANRHYDPSQVVHNRVLWIGRDEANRRPDLVLEYARQNPDKEVYMVFGGRRYEESMKKYNIPDNVKLQFALTQDEVFTLMNSSKVYWSCSAFDTFAMPLTEAMAMGKMVVKPEHACYGHIRSTHAFAGNEDNWFELVNMAAAAPRSVSEDNREYAFGAFSRTIMKEGYREFFANWLK from the coding sequence ATGCGTAAAGTAGGACTAGTAATGCGTAAAATTCAATTCACGGAGGCACAGGGCCCGCGCGTATTTGCGGATCGATTGAAGCAGATCGGGCTGGAGCTGGGCGTGGAGATTGTGTTCATCTCGCCGGAGCGCCATGTTAGCGGGTATGACTGGTTGCCGGGTTATGAGCATGAGAAAGGCGACCTGGTGAACTATGATATCGTACTGGACCAGATATATAGCCAAAATATAGAGCATGTCATCTACACCGTATCCGGGTTTACGTTTTTGAAGATGTTTTTACCGAAGAGTGTGTTGTTCCCGCACAGCTTTCCCGACCCGGCGCTGACGGGGTATGAGATGATGAAGCCATTTTATACGATGGTGGATAAAGCGATTGTGCAGACGGAGTTCCTAAAAACAGAATTGGGCCGCAATTTCGGTGTACATGACGTGAACGTTATCCCGATTGGCTTTAGCGAAGAGCTCGCAAACCGCCACTACGACCCGAGTCAGGTTGTGCATAATCGCGTGCTCTGGATCGGTCGGGATGAAGCGAATCGTCGCCCGGATCTGGTGCTGGAATATGCCCGGCAGAACCCGGACAAGGAAGTATACATGGTATTCGGCGGTCGCCGCTATGAGGAAAGCATGAAGAAATACAACATTCCGGACAATGTAAAATTGCAATTTGCGCTGACACAGGATGAAGTATTTACCCTGATGAACTCGTCCAAGGTGTATTGGAGCTGTTCGGCCTTTGATACGTTTGCGATGCCGCTGACTGAAGCCATGGCGATGGGCAAAATGGTTGTGAAGCCGGAGCATGCCTGCTATGGTCACATTCGATCAACGCATGCCTTTGCAGGCAATGAGGATAACTGGTTTGAACTGGTGAACATGGCTGCTGCTGCACCGCGCAGTGTGTCGGAAGACAACCGTGAGTATGCCTTTGGTGCTTTTTCGCGCACGATCATGAAAGAGGGATACCGGGAGTTCTTTGCCAACTGGTTGAAGTAA
- a CDS encoding phosphotransferase family protein — protein sequence MGLQSKHQRRQLQTLGTKWKVNGVNEDVQAHRWVTPEGTLNEQYITSREQLYKGMNGKYVERFTVHTGESYIFKPLTNPEQYGREQWMSRHVLSVLPPIYPALIAASDREINAKQSWIIYEDLGELVHDSREETMLAAAVHMAEWHTLSVADWGELPRVGQKPPIRDMLDDLLGQKESTADLLSKLEITLSPSDWHNIAVLIHTAEEELPRVLCHGDLHPGNMADVNGRLVIIDWEHAHLNTALWDVYHLVDLSHPLFPRTVTPELRERIIDVYLDGLERHSVQVERVSFKKWYRAYAIVFSLWMLRLIDGDLRSADCVWPEEQLRNQWHETAMTLKQCMKQC from the coding sequence GTGGGGCTGCAAAGCAAACATCAGCGGCGCCAGCTCCAGACCTTGGGAACGAAATGGAAGGTGAATGGCGTGAATGAAGACGTGCAGGCGCATCGCTGGGTGACTCCAGAAGGGACGTTGAATGAACAATATATAACAAGCAGGGAACAGCTCTACAAAGGCATGAATGGCAAGTATGTGGAGCGTTTCACTGTTCATACAGGGGAAAGTTATATTTTCAAACCGCTAACTAATCCTGAGCAATATGGGCGCGAGCAATGGATGTCGAGGCATGTGCTGTCTGTATTGCCCCCTATCTATCCAGCGCTGATTGCTGCATCAGACCGTGAAATTAACGCAAAACAGAGCTGGATCATCTATGAGGATCTGGGCGAACTGGTGCATGATTCGCGGGAAGAGACGATGCTGGCTGCTGCTGTACATATGGCGGAGTGGCACACGTTATCTGTTGCAGATTGGGGTGAGCTGCCCCGGGTCGGTCAGAAACCGCCAATTCGGGACATGCTGGATGATCTGCTTGGGCAAAAGGAATCCACCGCTGATTTGTTATCTAAACTGGAGATCACGCTGTCACCATCGGATTGGCACAACATCGCCGTGCTAATCCATACGGCAGAGGAGGAGTTACCTCGTGTTTTGTGTCACGGAGATCTGCATCCCGGCAACATGGCGGATGTGAATGGCAGGCTGGTGATTATCGATTGGGAGCATGCGCATCTGAATACGGCTCTTTGGGACGTGTATCATCTGGTGGATCTATCGCATCCGCTGTTCCCGAGAACCGTTACGCCTGAGCTGCGGGAGCGGATTATCGATGTTTATCTGGACGGGCTGGAGCGCCATAGCGTTCAGGTTGAACGGGTTTCTTTTAAAAAGTGGTACCGCGCATATGCCATTGTATTCTCGCTCTGGATGCTGCGTCTGATTGATGGGGATCTAAGAAGTGCAGACTGTGTATGGCCGGAGGAACAGCTGCGGAACCAGTGGCACGAGACGGCAATGACGCTGAAACAGTGCATGAAGCAGTGTTGA